A portion of the Pseudomonas sp. PSE14 genome contains these proteins:
- a CDS encoding DUF3313 domain-containing protein: MKKHAALLPLFVLPLLLAGCSSNKVSSEDYSGFLNDYSHLSEQVNASGAKVMSWVEPNLNLSRYTSVYIEPTQYFPKPAPTDKVSQQTLDQISAYYTQVLKREFGQVLPVVNQPASDSLVVRAAITGVSSHTQSLHAYEVIPIALIAAGVSTATGIRDQDTVIATEADFLDGRTSKEVAQVVRKGTGQSLENDKQAMTANDVKGVLDGWAKDMRLSYTKLRAQQ, from the coding sequence TCGAGCAACAAGGTCTCCAGCGAAGACTATTCCGGCTTCCTGAATGACTACTCGCACCTGAGCGAGCAGGTAAACGCCTCCGGCGCCAAGGTCATGTCCTGGGTCGAGCCGAACCTGAATCTGAGCCGCTACACCAGCGTCTACATCGAACCGACGCAGTACTTCCCCAAGCCGGCGCCGACCGACAAGGTCTCCCAGCAGACCCTCGACCAGATTTCCGCCTACTACACCCAGGTGCTCAAGCGCGAGTTCGGCCAGGTGCTGCCGGTGGTCAACCAGCCTGCCAGCGACTCGCTGGTGGTGCGCGCCGCCATCACCGGGGTGAGCAGCCATACTCAATCCCTGCATGCCTACGAAGTCATCCCGATCGCCCTGATCGCCGCCGGGGTGAGCACCGCCACCGGCATCCGCGACCAGGACACGGTGATCGCCACCGAAGCCGACTTCCTCGATGGCCGCACCAGCAAGGAAGTGGCCCAGGTCGTGCGCAAGGGCACCGGACAGTCGCTGGAGAACGACAAGCAGGCCATGACCGCCAACGATGTGAAAGGCGTGCTCGACGGCTGGGCCAAGGACATGCGCCTGTCTTACACCAAGTTGCGCGCGCAGCAGTGA